The Pseudomonas fluorescens genome includes a window with the following:
- a CDS encoding ABC transporter ATP-binding protein — protein MDSISVRNLSKTYRIKERSERAFGWLKDLVSPKTSEKTAVDDISFTVKQGEVVGFLGPNGAGKTTTLKMLSGLLYPTVGQISVLGHKPQLRSKEFLKSISLIMGQRQQLIWDLPAMETFRLNQKIFEIPDAQFKKTYGYLDELLQVSKLAKAPVRTLSLGEKMKCELVASLLHDPKVLFLDEPTIGLDVGVQKIVRSFIRDYSRERNVSVLLTSHYMQDIEALCERVVVVSDGKISFDDTLESLRKRMSDHRIITVELSENIVASALGRYGLVRSTDGFVHEMLVPAAEVVAVCSRVLAEQPVIDISIGDPPIEEALLKLFVASQSDTRKKVPGASGERVA, from the coding sequence ATGGATAGCATCAGTGTAAGAAATTTGTCCAAGACTTATCGAATAAAGGAGCGCTCAGAAAGGGCGTTCGGTTGGCTGAAAGACCTTGTATCTCCCAAGACTTCTGAAAAAACAGCAGTTGACGATATTTCTTTCACCGTCAAGCAGGGTGAGGTCGTGGGCTTTCTCGGTCCGAATGGCGCAGGTAAAACCACTACATTGAAAATGCTGTCGGGGTTGCTCTACCCGACTGTCGGACAAATATCGGTTCTGGGTCATAAGCCTCAACTGCGCAGTAAGGAGTTTCTCAAGTCCATCTCGCTGATCATGGGGCAGCGTCAACAGTTGATCTGGGACTTGCCAGCCATGGAAACCTTTCGGCTGAATCAGAAGATATTTGAGATTCCTGATGCACAGTTCAAAAAAACTTATGGTTATTTGGATGAGTTGCTTCAGGTGTCGAAGTTGGCCAAGGCGCCAGTGCGTACTTTATCGCTTGGCGAGAAAATGAAGTGTGAACTGGTTGCGTCATTACTTCATGATCCCAAGGTTCTTTTTCTCGATGAGCCTACCATCGGGCTTGATGTCGGCGTGCAGAAGATAGTTCGTTCATTTATTCGGGACTATAGTCGCGAGCGCAATGTAAGCGTACTGCTAACGTCACATTACATGCAGGATATTGAAGCCCTGTGTGAGCGAGTCGTTGTGGTTTCCGATGGCAAGATATCCTTCGATGACACCCTGGAGTCATTGCGTAAACGCATGTCGGATCACCGCATCATCACTGTGGAGTTATCCGAAAATATCGTGGCTTCAGCGCTGGGCAGATATGGTCTGGTGCGTTCCACGGACGGCTTTGTGCATGAAATGCTGGTCCCGGCTGCCGAGGTCGTGGCCGTTTGTTCGCGAGTTCTAGCCGAGCAGCCGGTCATCGACATTTCCATTGGTGATCCGCCGATCGAAGAGGCGCTGTTGAAGCTGTTCGTGGCCTCCCAGTCCGATACCCGGAAAAAGGTCCCGGGTGCTTCCGGGGAGCGTGTCGCATGA
- a CDS encoding peptide chain release factor 3: MSDSKIVNEVNARRTFAIISHPDAGKTTITEKLLLMGKAIAVAGTVKSRKSDRHATSDWMEMEKQRGISITTSVMQFPYRDHMINLLDTPGHEDFSEDTYRTLTAVDSALMVLDGGKGVEPRTIALMDVCRLRDTPIVSFINKLDRDIRDPIELLDEIEAVLKIKAAPITWPIGCYRDFKGVYHLADDYIIVYTAGHGHERTEVKIIDKLDSDEARAHLGDEYERFVEQLELVQGACHEFNQQEFLDGQLTPVFFGTALGNFGVDHVLDAVVNWAPRPLARIANERTVEPVEEKFSGFVFKIQANMDPKHRDRIAFMRICSGKYEKGMKMRHVRTGKDVRIGDALTFFSSEREQLEEAFAGDIIGLHNHGTIQIGDTFTEGETLGFTGIPHFAPELFRRVRLKDPLKSKQLRQGLQQLAEEGATQVFFPTRSNDIILGAVGVLQFDVVASRLKEEYKVECSYEPITVYSARWVECGDKKKLEEFSNKAVENLALDGGGHLTYLAPTRVNLALMEERWPDVKFRATREHH, translated from the coding sequence ATGTCCGACAGCAAAATTGTCAATGAAGTCAACGCCAGACGCACTTTCGCCATTATTTCCCACCCCGATGCCGGTAAGACCACCATCACCGAGAAGCTCTTGCTGATGGGCAAGGCGATTGCGGTCGCCGGCACGGTGAAGTCTCGCAAGTCCGACCGCCATGCCACCTCCGACTGGATGGAAATGGAAAAACAACGGGGTATTTCCATTACCACGTCGGTCATGCAGTTCCCGTATCGCGACCACATGATCAACCTGCTCGACACCCCGGGCCACGAAGACTTCTCCGAAGACACCTACCGCACCCTGACGGCAGTGGACTCGGCGCTGATGGTCCTCGACGGCGGTAAAGGCGTCGAGCCTCGCACCATCGCGCTGATGGACGTGTGCCGCCTGCGGGACACGCCGATTGTCAGCTTCATCAACAAACTCGACCGCGACATCCGCGACCCGATCGAATTGCTCGACGAGATCGAAGCGGTGCTGAAGATCAAGGCCGCGCCGATCACCTGGCCGATTGGTTGCTACCGCGACTTCAAGGGCGTGTACCACCTGGCCGACGACTACATCATTGTCTACACTGCCGGACACGGGCATGAGCGCACCGAGGTGAAGATCATCGATAAGCTCGACTCCGATGAAGCCCGCGCGCACCTGGGCGACGAGTATGAGCGTTTCGTCGAGCAACTTGAGCTGGTGCAGGGCGCCTGCCACGAGTTCAACCAGCAGGAATTCCTCGATGGTCAACTGACCCCGGTGTTCTTCGGGACCGCCCTGGGCAACTTCGGCGTGGACCATGTGCTCGACGCCGTGGTCAATTGGGCACCACGCCCGCTGGCCCGCATTGCCAACGAGCGCACCGTGGAGCCGGTGGAAGAGAAGTTCTCGGGCTTCGTGTTCAAGATCCAGGCGAACATGGACCCCAAGCACCGCGACCGCATCGCCTTCATGCGCATCTGCTCCGGCAAATACGAAAAAGGCATGAAGATGCGCCATGTGCGCACCGGCAAGGACGTGCGCATCGGCGACGCCTTGACCTTCTTCTCCTCGGAACGCGAGCAACTGGAAGAAGCCTTCGCCGGTGACATCATCGGCCTGCATAACCACGGCACCATCCAGATCGGCGACACCTTCACCGAAGGCGAAACCCTGGGCTTTACCGGCATCCCGCACTTCGCCCCGGAACTGTTCCGCCGCGTACGCCTGAAGGATCCGCTCAAGTCCAAGCAATTGCGCCAGGGCCTCCAGCAACTGGCCGAAGAGGGCGCTACCCAGGTGTTCTTCCCGACCCGCAGCAACGACATCATCCTCGGCGCGGTCGGTGTGCTGCAGTTCGACGTGGTCGCCAGCCGCTTGAAAGAGGAATACAAGGTCGAGTGCTCCTACGAGCCGATCACCGTGTACTCCGCCCGTTGGGTCGAATGCGGCGACAAGAAGAAACTCGAGGAGTTTTCCAACAAGGCCGTGGAAAACCTCGCCTTGGACGGCGGCGGTCACCTGACCTACCTGGCCCCGACCCGGGTCAACCTGGCGCTGATGGAAGAGCGCTGGCCGGATGTGAAATTCCGGGCGACGCGTGAGCATCATTAA
- a CDS encoding XRE family transcriptional regulator, whose amino-acid sequence MAKSLDQVMKGLPAARQQRIEQRGAALIQEQMTLQELRKGLNLTQEAMADILDVKQGNVSKVEKRTDMLISTLREYVEAMGGTLELVARLPGRAPVKLEGFRDLNADHK is encoded by the coding sequence ATGGCTAAATCACTCGACCAGGTTATGAAAGGGCTTCCCGCTGCCCGTCAGCAGCGGATCGAGCAGCGCGGCGCAGCGCTCATCCAAGAGCAAATGACCTTGCAGGAGCTACGCAAGGGGCTGAACCTTACGCAAGAAGCAATGGCCGATATTCTCGATGTGAAACAAGGAAACGTCTCCAAAGTGGAGAAACGCACCGACATGCTGATTTCCACGCTGCGCGAGTACGTTGAGGCTATGGGCGGAACACTGGAGTTGGTAGCCCGCCTTCCCGGACGCGCCCCGGTGAAGCTTGAAGGTTTCCGCGACCTGAATGCGGATCACAAGTAA
- a CDS encoding type II toxin-antitoxin system RelE/ParE family toxin, with protein MAWVVEFCDEFEPEFEAMTEAVQDELLAQLKVLERFGPELGRPQVDTLNGSKHANMKELRFKADDGVWRVAFAFDPERKAVLLVGDDKSGGSQKKFYKDLIKRADVRFDRHLSTLKKG; from the coding sequence ATGGCATGGGTTGTCGAATTTTGTGATGAGTTTGAGCCGGAATTCGAGGCCATGACCGAGGCGGTTCAGGATGAACTGCTGGCCCAATTGAAGGTGCTTGAGCGATTTGGCCCGGAATTGGGGCGTCCGCAGGTGGACACTCTTAACGGCTCAAAGCATGCCAATATGAAAGAGCTGCGTTTCAAGGCTGATGATGGGGTTTGGCGTGTGGCCTTCGCGTTCGATCCAGAAAGGAAAGCGGTCCTGCTGGTCGGTGATGACAAGTCAGGCGGTAGCCAGAAGAAATTCTATAAGGACTTAATCAAGAGAGCAGATGTCCGATTCGACCGGCACCTGAGCACACTGAAGAAAGGGTAA
- a CDS encoding ABC transporter permease: protein MAIRYGKGLIGGAVVVALLALLVHWIGIDTIQRYHDDLLFYLQAHLLLVLASMLAALLVGIPAGIALSRPGMVGRAERFMQVFNIGNTVPPLAVLAIALGILGIGSGPAIFALFLASLLPIVRNTYEGLKNVQGSLKEAAVGIGMTPRQVLWKVELPNAVPIIVGGVRVALAINVGTAPLAFLIGANSLGSLIFPGIALNNQPQLLLGAACTALLALLLDGLVTLASRLWLERGLRPS from the coding sequence GTGGCTATCCGCTATGGCAAAGGGCTTATCGGGGGTGCGGTCGTCGTCGCGCTCCTGGCCCTGTTGGTCCACTGGATCGGCATCGATACGATCCAACGCTACCACGACGATCTGCTGTTCTACCTGCAAGCGCACCTGCTGCTTGTCCTGGCCTCCATGCTGGCGGCCCTGCTGGTGGGCATTCCCGCTGGCATCGCCCTCAGCCGCCCCGGCATGGTCGGGCGCGCCGAACGCTTCATGCAAGTGTTCAACATCGGCAACACCGTGCCGCCCCTGGCCGTACTGGCCATCGCCCTGGGCATCCTGGGCATCGGCAGCGGGCCGGCCATCTTCGCTCTGTTCCTCGCCTCGCTGTTGCCCATCGTGCGCAACACTTATGAAGGCCTGAAAAACGTCCAGGGCTCCCTCAAGGAAGCCGCCGTCGGCATCGGCATGACCCCGCGCCAGGTGCTGTGGAAAGTCGAGTTGCCCAACGCCGTGCCCATCATCGTCGGTGGCGTGCGCGTGGCCCTGGCGATCAACGTCGGCACCGCGCCGCTGGCGTTCCTGATCGGCGCCAACAGCCTCGGCAGCCTGATCTTCCCCGGCATCGCCTTGAACAACCAGCCGCAGCTGCTGCTCGGCGCGGCCTGCACCGCCCTGCTGGCGTTGCTGCTCGACGGCCTGGTGACACTGGCCAGCCGCCTCTGGCTGGAACGCGGTCTGCGACCGTCATAA
- a CDS encoding glycine betaine ABC transporter substrate-binding protein, with protein sequence MKKLSLILGCVLLFAGFAQAAEKPLIRLGARVFTEQTLLAEITAQYLRSKGYDAQITGGLGSNLARSAHETGQLDMLWEYTGVSLVAYNHVTEKLDSAQSYARVKELDAKKGLVWLTPSKFSNTYALALPEKIARQYPQINSISQLNTVLQAEAADNHLVALDTEFANRSDGLAGMVEQYGMNLTRQNIRQMDAGLVYTALRNGQVFAGLVYTTDGRLNAFKLKLLEDDKHYFPDYTAAPVVRQAYLDAHPQLAAQLKPLAELFDDETMRQLNARVDVNHESPSTVAADFLRQHSLLSTQ encoded by the coding sequence ATGAAGAAGTTGAGCTTGATACTGGGCTGCGTCCTGCTGTTCGCAGGATTCGCCCAAGCCGCTGAAAAACCGCTGATCCGCCTTGGCGCCCGGGTGTTCACCGAACAGACGCTGCTGGCGGAAATCACCGCGCAATACCTGCGCAGCAAGGGCTACGACGCGCAGATCACCGGTGGCCTGGGCAGCAACCTGGCCCGCAGCGCCCATGAAACCGGGCAACTGGACATGCTCTGGGAATACACCGGCGTGTCGCTGGTGGCCTACAACCACGTTACGGAAAAACTCGATAGCGCCCAGTCCTACGCCCGGGTGAAAGAACTCGACGCGAAAAAAGGCCTGGTCTGGCTGACACCGTCGAAATTCAGCAACACCTACGCCCTGGCCCTGCCGGAAAAAATCGCCCGTCAGTACCCGCAGATCAACAGCATCAGCCAGTTGAACACGGTGCTGCAGGCCGAAGCCGCTGACAATCATCTGGTGGCCCTGGACACCGAGTTCGCCAACCGCTCCGACGGCCTGGCGGGCATGGTCGAGCAGTACGGCATGAACCTGACCCGCCAGAACATCCGGCAGATGGACGCGGGCCTGGTCTACACCGCCCTGCGCAACGGCCAGGTGTTCGCCGGTCTGGTGTACACCACCGACGGCCGGTTGAACGCGTTCAAGCTGAAGTTGCTGGAAGACGACAAGCATTACTTCCCCGACTACACCGCCGCGCCCGTGGTGCGCCAGGCGTACCTCGACGCGCACCCGCAGCTGGCCGCGCAGCTCAAGCCCCTGGCCGAGCTGTTCGACGATGAAACCATGCGCCAGCTCAACGCCCGCGTGGACGTCAACCACGAAAGCCCTTCCACCGTTGCCGCTGATTTCCTGCGCCAGCATTCGCTGCTCTCAACCCAATGA
- a CDS encoding ABC transporter permease: MDFLDAFSHLDWPLVLHLTWQHITLVGIAVTLAIVVGVPLGIFMTRFPTLAGPLQASATVLLTIPSIALFGLLLPFYSKFGQGLGPMPAITAVFLYSLLPIMRNTYLALTGVEPGIREAARGIGMTFGQRLRMVELPIAVPVILAGVRTAVVMNIGVMTIAATIGAGGLGVLILASISRSDMSMLIVGAVLVSLLAIFADLLLQWLQRSLTPKGLLK; encoded by the coding sequence ATGGATTTTCTTGACGCCTTTTCCCATCTGGACTGGCCGCTGGTGCTGCACCTGACCTGGCAGCACATCACCCTGGTGGGCATCGCCGTGACCCTGGCCATTGTCGTCGGCGTGCCGCTGGGTATCTTCATGACCCGCTTCCCGACGCTCGCGGGCCCGTTACAGGCCAGCGCCACCGTGCTGCTGACGATTCCGTCGATCGCGCTGTTCGGCCTGTTGCTGCCGTTTTATTCCAAATTCGGCCAAGGCCTGGGCCCGATGCCGGCGATCACCGCGGTGTTTCTCTATTCGCTGTTGCCGATCATGCGCAACACCTACCTGGCCCTGACCGGTGTCGAACCGGGCATCCGTGAAGCCGCCCGCGGCATCGGCATGACCTTCGGCCAGCGCTTGCGCATGGTCGAACTGCCCATCGCCGTGCCGGTGATCCTGGCCGGCGTGCGCACCGCCGTGGTCATGAACATCGGCGTCATGACCATCGCCGCCACCATCGGTGCCGGTGGCCTGGGCGTGCTCATCCTCGCTTCCATCAGCCGCAGCGACATGTCGATGCTGATCGTCGGCGCCGTGCTGGTCAGTCTCCTGGCCATCTTCGCCGACCTGCTCCTGCAATGGCTGCAACGCTCGCTGACCCCAAAAGGACTATTGAAATGA
- a CDS encoding betaine/proline/choline family ABC transporter ATP-binding protein (Members of the family are the ATP-binding subunit of ABC transporters for substrates such as betaine, L-proline or other amino acids, choline, carnitine, etc. The substrate specificity is best determined from the substrate-binding subunit, rather than this subunit, as it interacts with the permease subunit and not with substrate directly.): protein MIELQNLSKTFKSNGKDVKAVDSVNLTVNEGEICVFLGPSGCGKSTTLKMINRLIPPTSGKVLINGEDTTGLDEVTLRRNIGYVIQQIGLFPNMTIEENITVVPRLLGWDKQKCHDRARELMSMIKLEPKQYLHRYPRELSGGQQQRIGVIRALAADAPLLLMDEPFGAVDPINREMIQNEFFEMQRALNKTVIMVSHDIDEAIKLGDKIAIFRAGKLVQCDHPDTLLAHPADEFVSSFVGQDSTLKRLLLVKAEDAADNAPSVSPETPVNEALELMDEHDRRYVVVTCAENKALGYVRRRDLYRQTGTCGQYLREFNATAAYDEHLRILLSRMYEFNRSWLPVMDAERVFLGEVTQESIAEYLSSGRSRGGKTSIVSPAETALA, encoded by the coding sequence ATGATCGAACTTCAAAACCTCAGCAAAACCTTCAAGAGCAACGGCAAAGACGTCAAGGCCGTGGACTCGGTGAACCTGACCGTCAACGAAGGCGAGATCTGCGTGTTCCTCGGGCCGTCGGGCTGCGGCAAAAGCACCACGCTGAAGATGATCAACCGCCTGATCCCGCCCACCTCGGGCAAGGTGTTGATCAACGGCGAGGACACTACCGGCCTGGACGAAGTGACCCTGCGCCGCAACATCGGCTATGTGATCCAGCAGATCGGCCTGTTCCCGAACATGACCATCGAGGAGAACATCACGGTGGTCCCGCGCCTGCTGGGCTGGGACAAGCAGAAATGCCACGACCGTGCCCGCGAATTGATGAGCATGATCAAGCTCGAACCCAAGCAGTACCTGCATCGCTACCCTCGCGAACTGTCGGGCGGTCAGCAGCAACGGATCGGGGTGATCCGTGCCTTGGCGGCCGATGCGCCGCTGTTGCTGATGGACGAACCCTTCGGCGCGGTGGACCCGATCAACCGCGAGATGATCCAGAACGAGTTCTTCGAGATGCAACGGGCGCTGAACAAGACCGTGATCATGGTCAGCCACGACATCGACGAGGCGATCAAGCTGGGGGACAAGATTGCGATCTTCCGCGCCGGCAAGCTGGTCCAGTGCGATCACCCGGACACGCTGCTGGCGCATCCGGCCGACGAGTTCGTCAGCAGCTTCGTCGGCCAAGACAGCACGCTCAAGCGCCTGTTGCTGGTCAAGGCCGAGGACGCCGCCGACAACGCGCCGTCGGTCAGCCCCGAAACCCCGGTGAATGAGGCACTGGAGTTGATGGACGAACATGACCGTCGCTACGTGGTGGTCACCTGTGCCGAGAACAAGGCCCTGGGCTATGTACGCCGTCGCGACCTGTACCGCCAGACCGGCACCTGCGGACAATACCTGCGCGAATTCAACGCCACCGCCGCCTACGACGAACACCTGCGCATCCTGCTGTCGCGCATGTACGAGTTCAACCGTTCGTGGCTACCGGTGATGGACGCCGAGCGGGTGTTCCTCGGGGAAGTGACCCAGGAATCGATTGCCGAATACCTGAGCTCCGGACGCTCGCGTGGCGGCAAGACCAGTATTGTTTCGCCGGCCGAGACTGCGTTGGCCTGA
- a CDS encoding type III PLP-dependent enzyme, which translates to MSIQVEDYFARETFQKMKAFADKQETPFVVIDTAMIAQAYDDLRAGFEFAKVYYAVKANPAVEIIDLLKDKGSNFDIASIYELDKVMGRGVGPDQISYGNTIKKSRDIRYFYEKGVRLYATDSEADLRNIAKAAPGSKVYVRILTEGSTTADWPLSRKFGCQTDMAMDLLILARDLGLVPYGISFHVGSQQRDISVWDAAIAKVKVIFERLKEEDGIVLKLINMGGGFPANYITRTNSLETYAEEIIRFLKEDFGDDLPEIILEPGRSLIANAGILVSEVVLVARKSRTAVERWVYTDVGKFSGLIETMDEAIKFPIWTEKKGEMEEVVIAGPTCDSADIMYENYKYGLPLNLAIGDRLYWLSTGAYTTSYSAVEFNGFPPLKSFYV; encoded by the coding sequence ATGTCGATCCAGGTCGAAGATTATTTCGCGCGCGAAACTTTCCAGAAAATGAAAGCGTTCGCCGACAAGCAGGAAACCCCGTTCGTGGTGATCGACACCGCGATGATCGCCCAGGCCTATGACGACCTGCGCGCCGGTTTCGAATTCGCCAAGGTCTACTACGCCGTCAAGGCCAACCCGGCGGTGGAAATCATCGACCTGCTCAAGGATAAAGGCTCGAACTTCGATATCGCCTCGATCTACGAGCTGGATAAAGTCATGGGCCGTGGCGTCGGCCCGGACCAGATCAGCTACGGCAACACCATCAAGAAATCCCGCGACATTCGCTACTTCTACGAGAAGGGCGTGCGCCTGTATGCCACCGACTCCGAAGCCGACCTGCGCAACATCGCCAAGGCCGCGCCGGGCTCGAAAGTCTATGTACGGATCCTCACCGAAGGCTCGACCACCGCTGACTGGCCGTTGTCGCGCAAGTTCGGCTGCCAGACCGACATGGCCATGGACCTGCTGATCCTGGCCCGCGACCTGGGCCTGGTGCCGTACGGCATTTCCTTCCACGTCGGCTCGCAACAGCGCGACATCAGTGTTTGGGACGCAGCCATCGCCAAGGTCAAGGTGATCTTCGAGCGCCTGAAAGAAGAAGACGGCATCGTCCTGAAGCTGATCAACATGGGTGGCGGCTTCCCGGCCAACTACATCACCCGCACCAACAGCCTGGAAACCTACGCCGAGGAAATCATCCGCTTCCTCAAGGAAGACTTCGGCGACGACCTGCCGGAAATCATCCTGGAGCCGGGCCGTTCGTTGATTGCCAACGCAGGCATCCTGGTCAGCGAAGTGGTGCTGGTGGCGCGTAAATCGCGTACCGCCGTCGAGCGTTGGGTGTACACGGACGTGGGCAAGTTCTCCGGCCTGATCGAAACCATGGACGAAGCCATCAAGTTCCCGATCTGGACCGAGAAGAAAGGCGAGATGGAAGAAGTGGTCATCGCCGGCCCGACCTGCGACAGCGCCGACATCATGTATGAAAACTACAAGTATGGTTTGCCGTTGAACCTGGCTATTGGGGATCGCCTGTATTGGCTGTCGACCGGGGCCTATACCACCAGCTACAGCGCGGTGGAATTCAATGGCTTTCCGCCGCTGAAATCGTTCTACGTGTGA
- a CDS encoding PepSY domain-containing protein, with the protein MLKKTLFQLHWFFGISAGLVLALMGVTGAVVSFQDEILRALNPQVLMVEKQPAGVLPPAELVEQIEAASGKTVAMLWVETDSGNAARVIFAAPPGEKRGAMRYFNPYNGQFMGDVTGQDFFGLMLRLHRVLTLDDVGRQITGACTLILVFFCLSGLYLRWPRQWKSWRAWLTLDWGKKGRSFNWDLHSVAGTWCLAFYLLAALTGLTWSYDWYNKGVTRLLSDSPKEERVRNRGPAPSGPLPVADYRAMWSSIYSAAGPGLSTYNVRMPPVAGQPATVFYLLKNSPHDRALNQLILDPTTGVISRHSRYSDKSLKAQLLTSVYALHIGSYFGLVGRILVTVAALAMPLFFITGWLLYLDRRRKQRQARNARQALSANPTDAPAWLIGFASQSGFAERLAWQTAGQLQAAGLPVKVQPLAGVREQDLNDATHALFVVSTFGDGEGPDSARGFERKVLGQALSLERLQYSVLGLGDRQYEHFCGFARRLHAWLAEHGGKTLFAPVEVDSGDPYALRHWQQQLAELTGQAPLDTWQAPSFENWTLSQRTLLNPDSSGSGVYLLGFTAPGPSSWLAGDLVEILPRNDLSAIEHFLDGLGLSGHARVQIDGLSQSLDQALATRQLPENRAHLVGLHAQALVDALAPLAIREYSIASIPADGVLELIVRQERHADGRLGVGSGWLTEHAPLGSAVSLRLRRNSSFHLPPQGVPMILLGNGTGLAGLRSLLKARVTEGIQRNWLLFGERNREHDFHCRDELQEWVTSGDLERLDLAFSRDQKQKVYVQDRLLESAALLKQWVADGAAIYVCGSLQGMASGVDHVLNNVLGREEVERLIEQGRYRRDVY; encoded by the coding sequence GTGTTGAAGAAAACCCTGTTCCAGTTGCACTGGTTTTTCGGCATCAGTGCCGGGCTGGTCCTGGCGTTGATGGGCGTTACCGGGGCGGTGGTGTCGTTCCAGGATGAAATCCTGCGGGCCTTGAACCCGCAAGTGCTGATGGTCGAGAAACAACCGGCCGGCGTCCTGCCGCCCGCCGAACTGGTGGAACAGATCGAGGCTGCCTCCGGCAAGACCGTCGCCATGCTCTGGGTCGAGACCGACAGCGGCAACGCCGCGCGGGTGATCTTCGCGGCGCCGCCTGGGGAAAAACGTGGCGCCATGCGCTATTTCAACCCTTACAACGGGCAGTTCATGGGCGATGTGACGGGCCAGGACTTCTTCGGCCTGATGCTCAGGTTGCACCGCGTCCTGACCCTGGATGATGTCGGTCGGCAAATCACTGGTGCCTGCACGCTGATCCTGGTGTTTTTCTGCCTGTCCGGACTGTACCTGCGTTGGCCGCGCCAATGGAAAAGCTGGCGCGCCTGGCTGACCCTCGACTGGGGGAAAAAGGGCCGGAGCTTCAATTGGGACCTGCATTCGGTGGCGGGCACCTGGTGCCTGGCGTTCTATCTACTGGCGGCACTGACCGGGCTGACCTGGTCCTACGACTGGTACAACAAAGGCGTGACCCGCCTGCTTTCCGATTCACCGAAAGAGGAACGGGTGCGCAATCGCGGCCCGGCACCCAGCGGCCCATTGCCCGTGGCCGATTACCGGGCCATGTGGAGCAGCATCTACAGCGCCGCCGGCCCGGGCCTGTCCACCTACAACGTGCGCATGCCGCCCGTGGCCGGGCAGCCGGCGACCGTGTTCTACCTGCTGAAAAACTCACCTCACGACCGGGCGCTGAACCAGCTCATCCTCGACCCGACCACCGGCGTCATCAGCCGGCATAGCCGCTACAGCGACAAGAGCCTCAAGGCGCAGTTGCTGACCAGTGTCTATGCCCTGCATATCGGCAGCTACTTCGGCCTGGTCGGGCGGATCCTGGTGACCGTCGCCGCGCTGGCCATGCCGCTGTTCTTCATCACCGGCTGGTTGCTGTACCTGGACCGCCGCCGCAAGCAACGCCAGGCCAGAAACGCCCGCCAGGCCCTGAGCGCCAACCCGACCGATGCGCCGGCCTGGCTGATCGGCTTCGCCAGCCAAAGCGGTTTCGCCGAGCGACTGGCCTGGCAGACCGCCGGCCAACTCCAGGCCGCCGGCTTGCCGGTGAAGGTCCAGCCATTGGCCGGTGTGCGTGAGCAGGACCTGAACGACGCCACCCACGCGCTGTTTGTCGTCAGCACCTTTGGCGACGGCGAAGGGCCGGACAGTGCCCGCGGTTTCGAACGCAAGGTGCTGGGCCAGGCCTTGAGCCTGGAGCGCCTGCAGTATTCGGTGCTGGGCCTGGGTGACCGGCAATATGAACACTTCTGCGGTTTCGCCCGGCGCCTGCATGCCTGGCTGGCGGAACACGGCGGCAAGACGCTGTTCGCGCCGGTGGAAGTCGACAGCGGCGACCCTTACGCCCTGCGCCACTGGCAACAACAATTGGCGGAGCTGACCGGCCAAGCCCCGTTGGACACTTGGCAGGCGCCAAGCTTCGAAAACTGGACGCTCAGCCAGCGCACCCTGCTCAACCCCGACAGCAGCGGCTCGGGGGTATACCTGCTGGGCTTCACCGCACCCGGCCCAAGCAGTTGGCTGGCCGGTGACCTGGTGGAAATCCTGCCGCGCAATGACCTGTCGGCCATCGAGCATTTCCTCGACGGGCTCGGCCTCTCCGGCCACGCGCGCGTGCAAATCGATGGCCTGTCCCAGAGCCTCGACCAGGCCCTGGCGACCCGCCAACTCCCGGAAAACCGCGCCCACTTGGTCGGCCTGCATGCCCAGGCACTGGTGGATGCCCTGGCACCGCTGGCGATACGCGAGTATTCCATCGCCTCGATACCGGCCGACGGTGTACTGGAACTGATCGTGCGTCAGGAACGTCACGCCGACGGCAGACTGGGCGTCGGTTCCGGCTGGCTGACCGAACACGCACCACTGGGCAGCGCCGTCAGCCTGCGGCTGCGCCGCAACAGCAGCTTCCATCTGCCGCCCCAGGGCGTGCCGATGATCCTGCTGGGCAATGGCACCGGCCTGGCCGGCCTGCGCAGCCTGCTCAAGGCGCGCGTCACCGAGGGCATACAGCGCAACTGGCTGCTGTTTGGCGAGCGCAACCGCGAACACGATTTTCACTGCCGCGATGAGCTGCAGGAATGGGTGACCTCTGGCGACCTGGAGCGCCTGGACCTGGCTTTCTCCCGGGATCAGAAGCAGAAAGTCTACGTCCAGGACCGCCTGCTGGAGTCGGCCGCGCTGCTCAAGCAATGGGTGGCCGACGGCGCGGCGATCTATGTCTGCGGCAGCTTGCAGGGCATGGCATCCGGGGTGGATCACGTGCTCAACAACGTGCTGGGGCGCGAGGAAGTGGAGCGGCTGATCGAGCAGGGGCGATATCGGCGGGATGTCTACTGA